One segment of Odocoileus virginianus isolate 20LAN1187 ecotype Illinois chromosome 32, Ovbor_1.2, whole genome shotgun sequence DNA contains the following:
- the LOC110125822 gene encoding arylamine N-acetyltransferase 1, whose amino-acid sequence MNIEAYFERIGYKHSRDKLDLETLTDILQHQIRAIPFENLNIHCGDAMELDLEAIFDQIVRRNRGGWCLQVNHLLYWALTTMGFETTILGGYVFNTFTDKYSNAMIHLLLKVTIDGRDYIADAGFGRSYQMWQPLELISGKYQPQTPCIFRLTEDRGTWYLDQIRREQYIPNQEFQDSDLLEKNEHRKIYSFTLEPRTIKDFESVNTYLQESPASVFTSKSFCSLQTPEGVHCLVGFTLTYRRFNYKDNTDLVEFKTLNEKEIEENLKNIFNISLEKKLVPKHGDKFFTI is encoded by the coding sequence ATGAACATCGAAgcatattttgaaagaattggTTATAAGCACTCGAGGGACAAATTGGACTTGGAAACATTAACCGACATTCTTCAGCACCAGATCCGAGCCATTCCCTTTGAGAACCTTAACATCCACTGTGGGGACGCCATGGAATTGGACTTAGAGGCCATTTTTGATCAAATTGTGAGGAGGAACCGGGGTGGGTGGTGTCTCCAAGTCAACCACCTCCTGTACTGGGCTCTGACCACGATGGGTTTTGAGACCACCATATTGGGAGGGTATGTTTTCAACACGTTCACCGACAAATACAGCAATGCCATGATTCACCTCCTGCTGAAGGTGACCATCGACGGCCGGGACTACATAGCCGATGCTGGATTTGGACGTTCTTATCAGATGTGGCAGCCACTGGAGTTAATCTCTGGGAAGTACCAGCCCCAGACACCTTGCATCTTCCGCTTGACCgaagacagaggaacttggtacCTGGACCAAATCAGAAGAGAGCAATACATCCCAAACCAAGAATTTCAGGATTCTGACCTCTTGGAAAAGAATGAGCATCGGAAAATCTACTCGTTTACTCTTGAACCTCGAACAATTAAAGACTTCGAGTCTGTGAACACATACCTTCAAGAATCTCCGGCATCTGTGTTTACAAGCAAGTCATTTTGCTCCTTGCAGACCCCAGAAGGTGTTCATTGCTTAGTGGGTTTTACCCTCACCTACAGGAGATTCAATTATAAGGACAACACAGATTTGGTAGAGTTTAAGACActgaatgagaaagaaatagaagaaaatctaaaaaacatatttaatatttccttGGAGAAAAAGCTTGTCCCCAAACATGGTGATAAATTTTTCACCATTTAG